A section of the Triticum dicoccoides isolate Atlit2015 ecotype Zavitan chromosome 7A, WEW_v2.0, whole genome shotgun sequence genome encodes:
- the LOC119331396 gene encoding uncharacterized protein LOC119331396, with translation MGRPEHDGAASPFGFGPSPPLSGASSPSPLLPAPNHAKARFAGRRRHAVVRLICSPFAAVFGTACSAGAAANDVDRATRRPSLEELLRMEASSSDLLDVKQPNEPAEMVDPYDDDDDGSWKKSAIVVFDLSEGGDKNRRIEDENDEAPLAVSEDQHGAMTCPGDVKEPAEELDAGGAMMSPKALVNVGRLVVVLSSLGARSRALKGSYGRLAAGRRVGGANDGKAELFYDRPIPLGRRCRVQHLEESPYL, from the coding sequence ATGGGAAGGCCGGAGCACGATGGGGCTGCGTCGCCGTTCGGGTTCGGCCCGTCCCCGCCTCTCTCCGGCGCGTCGTCCCCTTCGCCGCTGCTACCGGCACCCAACCACGCCAAGGCGAGGTTTGCGGGAAGGAGGAGGCACGCCGTCGTCAGGCTCATCTGCTCCCCCTTCGCCGCCGTCTTCGGAACCGCGTGCTCCGCCGGCGCAGCTGCGAACGACGTCGACCGGGCGACGAGAAGGCCGAGCCTCGAGGAGCTCCTGCGGATGGAAGCGTCGTCGTCCGATCTCCTCGACGTCAAGCAGCCCAACGAACCTGCCGAGATGGTCGACCcgtacgacgacgacgacgacggctccTGGAAGAAGAGCGCCATCGTGGTGTTCGATCTAAGCGAAGGCGGCGACAAGAACCGCCGCATCGAGGACGAGAATGACGAGGCGCCGCTGGCCGTCTCAGAAGACCAGCACGGCGCCATGACCTGCCCCGGCGACGTGAAGGAGCCCGCGGAGGAGCTCGACGCCGGCGGCGCCATGATGTCGCCGAAGGCGCTGGTGAACGTGGGGAGGCTGGTGGTCGTCCTCTCGTCGCTGGGGGCGCGCTCCAGGGCGCTGAAGGGCTCGTACGGCAGGCTGGCAGCCGGTCGCCGTGTCGGCGGTGCCAATGATGGCAAGGCGGAGCTGTTCTACGACCGGCCGATCCCGCTGGGGCGGAGGTGCCGGGTGCAGCACCTGGAGGAGTCCCCTTACCTGTGA